CGCTCGGACCCGATCACGAGGACGTCGGCACCTCGCTCAACAACCTCGGCGGCGTCTACCTCGATCGCGGCGAGCTGGCGGCGCCGCCGAAGATCACTTCGCCGGGCCCTCGCCACCTGGGCGCGCGTGTTCGGTCAAGAGCACCCGGCGCTGGCCATCCCGCTCGGCAACCTCGGCGACGTCGCGCTGGCGCGCGGCGACGACGCGCACGCGCTCGACCTGTGCCGCCGCGCCTACGCCGTCGAGCGAAGGCCTCCGGCGCGCTCGCCTCGCCCGAGCTCGCCTACAGCCCTACCTGCGAGGGCGAGGCGCTCACCGCCGCCGGGCAGCCGCCGCCGCGATCGACGTCCTCGCGCGCGCCTCGAGCTGCGCGAGGCCGCCGCCGTCGACGCCGCCGAGCTCGCGCACCGCCTCGCGCTGGCGATCGCGCTCGACGCGCGCGCGGCCTCGATCGCCCGCGGTCGTGCGGCTCGCCCAAGCCGCCCGCGACGCGTTCACCGGTCCGCCGCGGCGCTGCGGCGCGCGCGGCCGAGGCGCTGGTGCGGGACGGTGAGTCGACCCGCCGCATCCCGGATCGAGCGCGCGCGCCCTCGGCGGCACCGCCGGCACCGGCGCGCCATCGAGCGGACCCGCGTAGAGCGACCGCCACCCTCCCTGCGGGCGCGAGCGCGGACGCCGTCCACGCGCGGCGGCTCGGGCGTCATGACCGTGGCCGCGCTCGCCGCTCGCTCCTCGACGCGGCCGAACACACCGCGCGCGCGTACCTCGGCCGCCCCGACAGCGCGCTGGCGCACCACTACCTGGCCCGGGTCCTCACCGCCCCGCGGCGACGTCGGTGGCCGCGCGCGGCTCCGCGCCTGGCCTCCAATTTGCCGCACCCGGAAGGCGCCTACGCCGCCCGCCTGTCGTCCACCACCGCCGAGTCCTCGCCGTTCCGCTGACCGCGCGTACGTGCCTGCGGCGGCGGGCGCCGAGCGCCGCCGTCGTGCACCTGGATCTCGATCGCCACCTCTCCGCGCGCGACGCGCGCACCGATGCGCCACGTCATCGCGCGCGCGCAAGGCAGGCGACTATCTCCGAGCGTCGCGTGTCGGATAGCTAATGATCTTGAATTGTTGGGAGGGCTCGCCGGGTCTTGGTCGGATCTCGGGGGGGGAGATTATGGAGCACCATCAGATCGTGGTACCGACGGGTGGTGCGCCGCATCCCCGCGTTCAAGCGCGACGGAGCGGACGGCTTGAGCGCGCCGAACCACCCGACCCAGCCCGGCCGCCCGACGATTCGCGCCCGACCGCGTGGCCGGCGCAGCCGATCGCCTTCGCGGCGGCCGTCGTCCAGCGTAGCTACCAGCTGTGGCTGCTGACCAAGGCGCGGTTCAGCCCGACCGAGCGGCAGCGCCTGTTCAGCCTGACGATCCTGATCGGCGGCGTGTGCGGCCTGGTCGCTGGTGGCGTTTCACCGCATCCGCTGGGTCGAGTCGTCACGATCGAGCCGGCGTTCGAGGCCAACGGCGACATCTGGATCGCGTGGGCGATCGCGGTGCCGACGCTCGGCGCGGTGTCGGTGATGCTCTGCCACCTGCCG
The genomic region above belongs to Myxococcales bacterium and contains:
- a CDS encoding tetratricopeptide repeat protein, with the protein product MLALRTRLLGADHPDVASSSTTLGRSSATRAGSRRGRRALTSRRCACGWPRSDPITRTSAPRSTTSAASTSIAASWRRRRRSLRRALATWARVFGQEHPALAIPLGNLGDVALARGDDAHALDLCRRAYAVERRPPARSPRPSSPTALPARARRSPPPGSRRRDRRPRARLELREAAAVDAAELAHRLALAIALDARAASIARGRAARPSRPRRVHRSAAALRRARPRRWCGTVSRPAASRIERARPRRHRRHRRAIERTRVERPPPSLRARARTPSTRGGSGVMTVAALAARSSTRPNTPRARTSAAPTARWRTTTWPGSSPPRGDVGGRARLRAWPPICRTRKAPTPPACRPPPPSPRRSADRAYVPAAAGAERRRRAPGSRSPPLRARRAHRCATSSRARKAGDYLRASRVG